One window of Mediterraneibacter butyricigenes genomic DNA carries:
- the bsh gene encoding choloylglycine hydrolase codes for MCTAATYQTSDFYMGRTLDYEFSYGDQVTIMPRNYPLPFRYHETRYNHYAIIGMAYVVNDYPLYYDAVNEKGVGIAGLNFVGNAHYEEELSEEKANVAQYELIPWLLSQCASVQEVKKLLEQTNLMNTSYSEQLPCAQLHYLIADKEETITVEFMEAGMKIYDNPVGVLTNNPPFDQQMFLMNNYMHLSPKQPQNLFDPSLPLQTYSRGMGSIGLPGDLSSASRFAKVAFTKLHAISGDSEKESISQFFHILGSVDQQRGCCEVAEGKYEITLYTSCWNAQKGIYYYTTYENHQITGVDMYAEDLKAERLISYPLITGEQIHWQNG; via the coding sequence ATGTGTACAGCAGCAACTTATCAGACCAGTGACTTCTATATGGGAAGAACTCTGGATTATGAATTTTCTTATGGGGATCAGGTGACGATCATGCCGCGGAATTATCCGTTGCCGTTTCGGTATCATGAAACCAGATACAATCACTATGCAATCATCGGTATGGCATATGTAGTGAATGATTATCCCTTGTATTATGACGCGGTAAATGAAAAAGGAGTGGGGATTGCAGGTCTTAATTTCGTTGGAAATGCCCATTATGAGGAAGAACTTTCAGAAGAAAAAGCAAACGTGGCACAGTATGAACTGATTCCATGGCTTTTGAGTCAGTGTGCATCGGTGCAGGAAGTGAAGAAACTTCTGGAGCAGACCAATCTGATGAATACATCATATAGTGAGCAGTTACCCTGCGCCCAGCTTCATTATCTGATCGCCGATAAAGAGGAGACGATCACGGTGGAATTTATGGAAGCAGGAATGAAGATTTATGACAATCCGGTGGGTGTTCTGACGAATAACCCGCCTTTTGATCAACAGATGTTCCTGATGAACAACTACATGCATCTGTCTCCGAAACAGCCGCAAAATCTGTTTGATCCGAGCCTTCCGCTTCAGACGTACAGCCGTGGAATGGGATCCATCGGACTTCCGGGAGATCTTTCTTCTGCATCCCGTTTTGCAAAGGTGGCATTTACAAAACTGCATGCAATCTCCGGAGATTCAGAAAAAGAAAGCATCAGCCAGTTCTTCCATATTCTCGGTTCTGTGGATCAGCAGAGAGGATGCTGCGAAGTGGCAGAAGGAAAATATGAAATTACGCTCTATACCTCTTGTTGGAATGCTCAGAAAGGCATATACTATTACACGACATATGAGAATCATCAGATCACAGGTGTGGATATGTATGCAGAGGATCTGAAGGCAGAACGACTGATCAGTTACCCGTTGATTACCGGAGAGCAGATTCATTGGCAGAATGGCTGA
- the yihA gene encoding ribosome biogenesis GTP-binding protein YihA/YsxC — MIIRSINLETVCGVTSKLPENDKPEIAFAGKSNVGKSSLINGLMNRKSYARISAKPGKTQTINFYNINEQMYLVDLPGYGYAKVSASEKEKWGKMIERYLHQSKQLKAVFLLIDIRHAPGNNDKIMYHWILEQGYKPIIIATKLDKIKRSQIQKQLKILREGLEVLPGTEIIPYSSVTKQGREEIWNKIETEFLTEEKVEDLNAE; from the coding sequence ATGATTATTCGAAGTATTAATCTGGAAACGGTCTGCGGAGTGACCAGTAAACTCCCGGAAAATGACAAGCCGGAGATCGCATTTGCGGGGAAATCAAACGTGGGAAAATCTTCCCTGATCAACGGATTGATGAACCGGAAGTCTTATGCGAGAATTTCGGCAAAGCCGGGAAAGACCCAGACCATTAACTTCTACAATATCAATGAACAGATGTATCTGGTAGACCTGCCGGGATATGGGTATGCGAAGGTCTCTGCCAGCGAGAAAGAAAAATGGGGAAAAATGATCGAGCGTTATCTCCATCAGTCAAAACAACTGAAAGCAGTGTTTTTGCTGATTGATATTCGCCATGCACCGGGAAACAATGATAAGATCATGTATCACTGGATTCTGGAGCAGGGCTACAAACCGATCATTATCGCAACAAAATTAGACAAGATCAAGCGCAGCCAGATCCAGAAACAGTTAAAGATACTGCGGGAAGGGCTGGAAGTGCTTCCGGGAACAGAGATCATTCCCTATTCTTCTGTGACAAAGCAGGGAAGAGAGGAGATCTGGAACAAGATTGAGACGGAATTTCTGACAGAGGAAAAGGTGGAGGATTTAAATGCAGAATAG
- the uvrB gene encoding excinuclease ABC subunit UvrB yields MDHFELVSKYSPTGDQPQAIAELVAGFKEGNQCQTLLGVTGSGKTFTMANVIQELNKPTLIIAHNKTLAAQLYSEFKEFFPNNSVEYFISYYDYYQPEAYVPSSDTYIAKDSSINDEIDKLRLSATMALTERRDVIIVASVSCIYGLGSPTDYQNMVISLRPGMIKDRDEVISKLIEIQYDRNDMDFKRGTFRVRGDVLEVIPANEEDTAIRVEFFGDEIDRITEIDVLTGEIKGELKHVAIFPASHYVVDRTVIKRATEAIEEELQERVRYFKSEDKLLEAQRIEERTNFDIEMLKETGFCSGIENYSRHLSGLKPGQPPYTLIDYFPDDFIMMIDESHKTIPQIGGMYNGDQSRKSTLVDYGFRLPSAKDNRPLNFEEFESKINQVLFVSATPGTYEEEHELLRAEQVIRPTGLLDPEVEVRPVEGQIDDLIGEVRKEIAQKHKILITTLTKRMAEDLTDYMREVGIRVKYLHSDIDTLERTEIIRDMRLDVFDVLVGINLLREGLDIPEITLVAILDADKEGFLRSETSLIQTIGRAARNSEGHVIMYADNMTDSMRLAIEETKRRREIQEAYNEEHGIIPKTIEKPVRDLISISQKADTSELQMEKDPESMSRQELEKAAEKLNKKMKKAAAELDFETAAVLRDQLVEIKKALNDLE; encoded by the coding sequence ATGGATCATTTTGAATTAGTGTCAAAATACAGCCCTACCGGCGATCAGCCCCAGGCAATTGCGGAACTGGTAGCGGGATTCAAAGAGGGAAATCAGTGTCAGACCTTACTTGGTGTTACAGGTTCCGGTAAGACTTTCACCATGGCAAATGTGATTCAGGAGCTGAATAAACCGACTCTGATCATCGCCCACAATAAGACATTGGCGGCTCAGTTATACAGTGAATTCAAGGAATTTTTTCCGAACAATAGTGTGGAGTACTTCATCTCCTACTATGATTATTACCAACCGGAGGCTTATGTCCCTTCATCCGATACCTATATCGCAAAGGATTCTTCGATCAATGACGAGATTGATAAGCTGCGTCTGTCTGCGACCATGGCGTTGACAGAGCGGCGGGATGTGATCATAGTGGCCAGCGTGTCCTGTATCTATGGTCTGGGTAGTCCGACAGACTATCAGAACATGGTGATCTCCCTGCGTCCGGGTATGATCAAAGACCGGGATGAGGTGATCAGCAAGCTGATAGAGATCCAGTATGATCGAAATGACATGGATTTTAAGCGTGGTACATTCCGTGTCCGAGGGGATGTGCTGGAAGTAATCCCCGCCAATGAGGAAGATACAGCAATCCGGGTGGAATTTTTCGGGGACGAGATCGATCGGATTACGGAGATTGATGTGCTGACCGGTGAGATCAAAGGAGAATTGAAACATGTGGCAATATTCCCGGCTTCCCATTACGTAGTGGATCGTACAGTGATCAAACGGGCAACAGAAGCAATCGAGGAAGAATTGCAGGAGCGGGTACGCTATTTCAAATCTGAAGACAAGCTTCTGGAGGCACAGCGTATAGAAGAACGAACCAATTTTGATATTGAGATGCTCAAAGAGACGGGATTTTGTTCCGGAATCGAAAATTATTCCAGACATTTATCAGGACTGAAACCGGGACAGCCACCTTATACGTTGATCGACTATTTCCCGGATGATTTTATTATGATGATTGATGAATCTCATAAGACGATTCCGCAGATCGGTGGAATGTACAACGGGGATCAGTCCAGAAAATCAACTCTGGTAGATTACGGATTCCGTCTGCCTTCGGCGAAGGATAACCGACCGTTGAACTTTGAGGAGTTTGAAAGTAAGATCAATCAGGTGCTGTTTGTGTCGGCAACACCGGGAACTTATGAGGAGGAACACGAACTTCTCCGCGCAGAACAGGTGATCCGTCCGACTGGTTTGCTGGATCCGGAGGTGGAAGTTCGTCCGGTGGAAGGCCAGATTGATGATCTGATTGGAGAAGTACGTAAAGAAATTGCCCAGAAACATAAGATTCTGATCACGACGCTGACAAAACGTATGGCAGAAGATCTGACCGATTATATGCGGGAGGTGGGGATTCGGGTCAAATATCTTCATTCTGATATTGATACGCTGGAACGGACAGAGATTATCCGGGATATGCGTCTGGATGTGTTTGATGTGTTGGTGGGAATCAACCTGTTAAGAGAAGGGTTGGATATTCCGGAGATTACGCTGGTGGCGATCCTGGATGCGGACAAAGAGGGATTCCTGCGTTCGGAGACATCTCTGATCCAGACCATAGGTCGTGCGGCACGAAATTCTGAGGGTCATGTCATCATGTATGCGGACAATATGACGGATTCCATGCGACTTGCGATTGAAGAGACAAAGCGACGTCGTGAGATTCAGGAAGCGTACAATGAAGAACATGGAATTATTCCGAAGACCATTGAGAAACCGGTTCGGGATCTGATTTCGATTTCACAGAAAGCAGATACTTCCGAATTGCAGATGGAGAAAGATCCGGAATCCATGAGTCGTCAGGAACTGGAGAAGGCTGCTGAGAAACTGAATAAGAAAATGAAGAAAGCAGCAGCGGAACTGGATTTTGAGACGGCAGCAGTTTTAAGAGATCAATTGGTAGAGATCAAGAAGGCGCTGAACGATCTGGAGTAA
- a CDS encoding phosphatase PAP2 family protein: protein MGIELQILNAIQTIHHPILDSIMCGITKLGNAGIIWILLTAILLILPKTRKTGMILALALVADVILCNGILKNLVARTRPFDVNTAVQLLITRPHDYSFPSGHTAASFAAVSALYLAGEKKLWKGACVLAVLIAFSRLYLYVHYPMDILGGIVVGILAGAIGYYGMQWIGKKRDGK, encoded by the coding sequence ATGGGAATCGAGCTACAGATATTAAATGCAATCCAGACAATCCATCATCCGATTCTGGATTCGATTATGTGCGGAATCACAAAGCTGGGCAATGCAGGAATCATTTGGATTCTGTTGACGGCAATCTTGTTGATATTGCCCAAAACACGCAAGACGGGAATGATCCTGGCGCTAGCTCTTGTGGCAGATGTGATTTTGTGTAATGGAATTTTAAAAAATCTGGTTGCGAGAACCAGACCCTTTGATGTGAATACGGCAGTGCAGCTTCTGATTACACGTCCTCATGATTATTCCTTCCCATCCGGACATACGGCAGCATCCTTTGCAGCAGTCAGTGCACTGTATCTGGCAGGAGAGAAAAAACTCTGGAAAGGCGCCTGTGTGCTGGCAGTGCTGATTGCTTTTTCCAGACTGTATTTATATGTACATTATCCGATGGATATTCTGGGTGGAATCGTGGTAGGAATTCTAGCGGGAGCCATCGGATATTATGGAATGCAGTGGATCGGGAAGAAGAGGGACGGGAAGTAA
- a CDS encoding CarD family transcriptional regulator, whose translation MFKIGDWLIYGGKGVCKVIGIGPLESAKSGSDRLYYTLEPMGSGSRVFTPVDNQKVIMRPIISKEDALELIDHMEEIDLLWITDEKHREDHYKEALRTCDCREWIKMIKTIYTRKQKRLQQGKKMTSSDERFFKIAEDHLYNEFGLALGMESGEVETFITERVEQSIS comes from the coding sequence TTGTTCAAAATTGGAGATTGGCTGATTTATGGTGGAAAAGGAGTATGTAAAGTAATCGGGATCGGTCCCCTGGAATCCGCGAAATCAGGGAGTGACCGTCTGTATTACACGTTGGAGCCAATGGGGTCGGGAAGCCGGGTCTTTACGCCGGTGGATAATCAGAAAGTCATTATGCGGCCGATCATAAGTAAAGAAGATGCACTTGAACTGATCGACCATATGGAAGAGATCGATTTGCTGTGGATCACCGATGAAAAGCATCGGGAAGATCATTATAAAGAAGCACTTCGAACCTGCGATTGCCGGGAGTGGATCAAGATGATCAAGACGATCTATACCCGAAAACAGAAGCGTTTACAGCAGGGGAAAAAGATGACATCCAGTGATGAACGGTTTTTCAAGATTGCGGAAGATCATCTTTATAACGAATTTGGACTTGCCCTAGGTATGGAATCCGGGGAAGTGGAAACATTTATAACAGAACGGGTGGAACAGAGCATTTCCTGA
- the uvrA gene encoding excinuclease ABC subunit UvrA yields MGKKMDVRQYIRIRGANENNLKNIDVDIPRNELVVLTGLSGSGKSSLAFDTIYAEGQRRYMESLSSYARQFLGQMEKPDVESIEGLSPAISIDQKSTNHNPRSTVGTVTEIYDYLRLLYARIGIPHCPKCGKEIRKQSVDQMVDQIMSLPERTKVQILAPVVRGRKGTHVKVLDRAKKSGYVRVRIDGNLYELSEEISLDKNIKHTIEIVVDRLVIKPGIEKRLTDSVENVLALSEGLLVVDVIDGEPMNFSQSFSCPDCGISIEEIEPRSFSFNNPFGACPVCFGLGYKMEFDEDLMIPDKSLSINEGAIVVLGWQSCATKGSFTRAILDALCEEYGFDLDTPFEKYPKKIHDILIYGTGGRSVKVYYKGQRGEGVYDIAFEGLIRSVERRYRETGSETTKAEYESYMQITPCPECRGQRLKQGALAVTIGEKNIYEVTELSIERMRAFLQELQLNETQQMIGNQILKEIKARIQFLIDVGLDYLTLARATGTLSGGEAQRIRLATQIGSGLVGVAYILDEPSIGLHQRDNDKLLNTLKHLRDLGNSLIVVEHDEDTMRAADCIVDIGPGAGEHGGEVVAVGTAEELMANEKSITGAYLSGRLKIPVPEVRRKPTGWLKVIGAQQNNLKNIDVAFPLGVMTCVTGVSGSGKSSLVNEILYKKLARELNRARTIPGKHKKIEGLDQVDKVINIDQSPIGRTPRSNPATYTGVFDLIRDLFAATADAKARGYKKGRFSFNVKGGRCEACSGDGILKIEMHFLPDVYVPCEVCKGKRYNRETLEVKYKGKSIYDVLNMTVEEALQFFDHIPSIRRKMETLNDVGLSYIRLGQPSTTLSGGEAQRIKLATELSKRSTGKTVYILDEPTTGLHFADVHKLTKILHRFSEEGNTVIVIEHNLDVIKTADYLIDIGPEGGDKGGTVVACGTPEEVAENPASYTGKYVKPMLLNS; encoded by the coding sequence ATGGGAAAGAAAATGGACGTCAGACAATACATCAGAATTCGTGGCGCCAATGAAAACAACCTGAAAAATATAGATGTGGATATTCCGAGAAATGAGCTGGTTGTTCTGACAGGCTTAAGTGGATCGGGAAAATCCTCCCTGGCATTTGACACAATCTATGCGGAGGGACAGAGACGCTACATGGAGTCTTTGTCTTCCTATGCAAGACAGTTCTTAGGACAGATGGAAAAGCCGGATGTGGAGAGTATTGAGGGACTTTCTCCGGCAATTTCGATCGATCAGAAATCCACCAATCATAATCCCAGATCTACAGTGGGAACGGTGACGGAGATTTATGATTATCTGCGACTTTTATATGCGAGGATCGGGATCCCGCATTGCCCGAAATGCGGAAAAGAGATCCGTAAACAGTCGGTGGATCAGATGGTAGATCAGATTATGAGTCTGCCGGAGCGGACGAAGGTACAGATCCTGGCACCGGTTGTCCGCGGACGGAAAGGAACACACGTAAAAGTACTGGACCGTGCCAAGAAAAGTGGGTATGTCCGGGTGCGAATCGATGGAAATCTCTATGAGTTGTCCGAGGAGATCAGTCTGGACAAAAACATCAAGCATACCATAGAGATTGTGGTGGATCGTCTGGTGATCAAGCCTGGGATTGAGAAGAGACTGACCGATTCTGTGGAAAATGTACTGGCTCTTTCAGAAGGATTGCTGGTGGTGGATGTGATCGACGGAGAACCGATGAATTTCAGTCAGAGCTTTTCCTGCCCGGACTGCGGAATCAGCATTGAGGAAATCGAGCCGCGAAGCTTTTCTTTCAATAATCCTTTTGGAGCCTGCCCTGTCTGCTTCGGTCTGGGATATAAAATGGAATTTGATGAGGATCTGATGATTCCGGACAAGAGCCTGAGTATCAACGAGGGCGCGATCGTGGTGCTGGGATGGCAGTCCTGTGCCACAAAAGGAAGTTTTACCAGAGCCATTTTAGATGCGCTTTGTGAGGAATATGGATTTGATCTGGATACACCGTTTGAAAAATATCCGAAGAAAATCCACGATATTCTGATCTATGGAACCGGCGGACGATCCGTGAAGGTTTATTATAAAGGTCAGAGAGGTGAGGGTGTTTACGATATTGCTTTTGAAGGTCTGATTCGCAGCGTGGAACGTCGTTACCGGGAGACCGGATCAGAGACAACGAAGGCGGAATATGAAAGTTATATGCAGATCACGCCTTGCCCGGAATGTCGGGGACAGCGTCTGAAACAGGGCGCACTGGCGGTAACCATCGGAGAGAAAAATATCTATGAAGTGACAGAACTCTCCATCGAGCGGATGCGGGCGTTCCTTCAGGAACTTCAGTTGAATGAAACCCAGCAGATGATCGGAAATCAGATCTTAAAAGAAATCAAAGCAAGGATTCAGTTTTTGATCGATGTGGGGCTGGATTATCTGACCCTTGCAAGAGCAACGGGAACCTTGTCGGGAGGCGAGGCACAGAGAATCCGGCTGGCGACACAGATCGGTTCCGGTCTGGTCGGTGTGGCATACATTCTGGACGAACCTAGTATCGGACTTCACCAGAGAGACAATGACAAGCTTCTGAATACGCTGAAACATCTGCGGGATCTGGGCAATTCGTTGATTGTGGTGGAGCATGACGAGGATACCATGCGCGCGGCAGACTGCATTGTGGATATCGGTCCGGGAGCCGGCGAACATGGTGGAGAAGTGGTGGCAGTGGGAACTGCAGAAGAACTGATGGCAAATGAAAAATCTATTACGGGTGCTTATCTGAGCGGGCGTCTGAAGATTCCGGTGCCGGAAGTTCGCAGGAAACCGACGGGCTGGCTGAAAGTAATTGGAGCGCAGCAGAACAACCTGAAAAATATAGATGTGGCATTTCCGTTGGGAGTGATGACCTGTGTGACCGGAGTTTCCGGTTCGGGAAAAAGTTCTCTGGTTAATGAGATTTTGTACAAGAAGCTGGCACGGGAACTGAACCGGGCGCGTACTATTCCTGGAAAACACAAAAAGATCGAAGGGCTGGATCAGGTGGATAAGGTGATCAACATCGATCAGTCACCCATCGGACGGACACCGAGATCCAATCCGGCAACGTACACCGGTGTGTTCGATCTGATTCGGGATCTTTTCGCAGCGACAGCCGATGCGAAAGCCAGAGGCTATAAGAAAGGAAGATTCAGTTTCAACGTCAAAGGCGGACGATGCGAGGCCTGCTCTGGTGACGGAATTTTAAAGATTGAGATGCATTTCCTTCCGGATGTTTATGTGCCCTGTGAAGTCTGCAAGGGCAAACGATACAACCGGGAGACATTGGAAGTAAAATATAAAGGAAAAAGTATATATGATGTGCTGAATATGACGGTGGAAGAGGCATTGCAATTCTTCGACCATATTCCAAGCATCCGCAGAAAGATGGAGACGCTGAATGACGTGGGTCTGTCGTACATTCGACTGGGACAGCCGTCCACCACATTATCAGGAGGCGAGGCGCAGCGGATCAAACTGGCGACAGAGCTGAGCAAGCGCAGCACCGGAAAGACCGTTTATATTCTGGACGAGCCAACTACGGGACTGCATTTTGCAGATGTGCATAAACTGACGAAGATTCTGCACCGTTTTTCCGAAGAGGGTAATACCGTGATCGTGATCGAACACAACCTGGATGTGATCAAGACGGCAGATTATCTGATTGATATCGGGCCGGAAGGCGGAGATAAGGGCGGTACGGTTGTTGCCTGCGGAACCCCGGAAGAAGTGGCGGAGAATCCTGCATCTTACACGGGAAAATATGTAAAGCCCATGCTTTTAAATTCTTAA
- a CDS encoding calcium/sodium antiporter yields MGDMINKAPLLAVIGCLVVGFVLLIKGADFFVEGSSNVAKKLKVPSIIIGLTIVAMGTSLPETAVSVTASIAHNNELAISNVVGSNIFNLMFVIGVCSMLAPIFVHKDTIRRDIPLSILCAVVLLACGIAGIGDTFGMTLGHLDGILFLILFAGYIGLMLKSALSARSQEQKEEWKEYEEAEEELELLSLPKSLLFIVGGAIAIAIGGDLTVDSASRIAIDLGMTQTLVGLTIVSIGTSLPELVTSIVAARKNEVDMAVGNAVGSNIFNILMVLGIASSISPMAIIRENVIDILVLIGFSFVVWVFAATKRKISAKEGIVMVLLYLVYAVYIVMR; encoded by the coding sequence ATGGGAGATATGATAAATAAAGCACCACTGCTGGCTGTGATCGGCTGTCTGGTCGTGGGATTCGTCCTTCTGATCAAAGGGGCGGATTTCTTTGTGGAAGGAAGTTCCAACGTGGCAAAAAAACTGAAGGTTCCGTCCATCATTATCGGACTGACTATCGTGGCAATGGGCACTTCACTGCCGGAAACCGCGGTCAGCGTAACAGCTTCGATCGCACACAATAACGAGTTGGCTATCAGTAATGTAGTGGGATCCAATATTTTCAATCTGATGTTCGTGATCGGAGTGTGCTCGATGCTGGCACCGATTTTTGTGCATAAAGACACCATAAGAAGAGATATTCCACTTTCCATTCTCTGTGCAGTTGTCTTGCTTGCCTGCGGAATTGCAGGAATCGGAGATACTTTCGGTATGACGCTGGGACATCTGGATGGTATCCTGTTCCTGATCCTGTTTGCCGGTTATATCGGGCTGATGCTGAAAAGTGCATTGTCGGCAAGAAGTCAGGAACAGAAGGAAGAATGGAAAGAATATGAAGAAGCGGAAGAGGAACTGGAACTTCTGTCCCTTCCCAAAAGCCTGCTCTTTATTGTAGGAGGTGCTATTGCTATTGCGATTGGCGGAGATTTGACCGTGGATTCTGCCAGCCGGATCGCCATTGACCTTGGTATGACGCAGACGCTGGTGGGCCTGACGATCGTATCCATCGGAACGTCTCTTCCGGAGCTGGTGACTTCTATCGTGGCTGCCAGAAAAAATGAAGTGGATATGGCAGTGGGAAATGCGGTGGGTTCCAATATTTTTAATATTCTGATGGTGCTTGGAATCGCATCCTCCATCAGTCCGATGGCCATTATCCGGGAAAATGTGATCGATATTCTGGTGCTGATCGGATTTTCTTTTGTGGTCTGGGTGTTTGCGGCCACAAAACGGAAGATCAGTGCGAAGGAAGGAATCGTGATGGTGCTGTTGTATCTGGTTTATGCAGTGTATATTGTGATGCGATAG
- the ytvI gene encoding sporulation integral membrane protein YtvI: MQNRRPYWQVAVSLLFSLLATAAFVIVGVKVLALMFPFVVGWVIAMIASPLVNWLEKKFNIVKKLGSALVVILVLALIVLILYFSISKLVTETISLLENIPQLYKELEAGLDQIGNSLQGIFHRLPPQFQEGWDNILLNMDQKVGTFITKISEPTVAAAGNFAKRVPSYLISIIVAIMSAYLFTVEHEEVLVWAKKTAPPSVVKRMTLVSDNLKYAVGGYLKAQIKIMGVVFLILWVGLTLLQVHYAVLIAIVIAFLDFLPFFGTGTAMIPWALYKFLVGNVKMAVLLLIVYAITQLVRQLIQPRMLGKSMGLNPLVTLILLYLGYRLGGVTGMIVAVPLGMILINMTEAGAFDYILDDVNILVEGILGLREDDSKEKKKEE; encoded by the coding sequence ATGCAGAATAGAAGACCATACTGGCAGGTGGCGGTCAGTCTCCTGTTCAGTCTGTTGGCAACAGCCGCATTTGTTATCGTTGGCGTGAAGGTGCTGGCACTGATGTTTCCGTTTGTAGTGGGATGGGTGATTGCCATGATTGCCTCACCACTGGTCAACTGGCTGGAGAAAAAATTTAACATCGTAAAAAAACTGGGATCGGCGTTGGTGGTTATTCTGGTGTTGGCACTGATCGTGCTGATTTTATATTTCTCCATCAGCAAACTGGTGACAGAGACGATCAGCCTTCTGGAAAATATTCCTCAGTTATATAAAGAACTGGAAGCGGGTCTGGATCAGATTGGGAACAGTCTTCAGGGAATCTTTCACAGACTGCCGCCGCAGTTTCAGGAAGGATGGGATAATATCCTTCTGAACATGGATCAGAAAGTAGGAACATTTATTACCAAGATCAGTGAACCGACGGTGGCGGCTGCAGGAAACTTTGCAAAGAGAGTACCATCCTATTTGATTAGCATCATCGTGGCGATTATGTCGGCCTATCTGTTTACGGTGGAACATGAAGAAGTACTGGTATGGGCGAAGAAGACGGCGCCGCCGTCTGTGGTAAAACGTATGACGTTGGTATCCGATAATCTGAAATATGCGGTCGGTGGTTATCTGAAAGCCCAGATCAAGATTATGGGAGTGGTCTTTCTGATCCTCTGGGTAGGATTGACCCTTTTACAGGTGCATTATGCGGTTCTGATCGCCATTGTCATCGCGTTTCTTGATTTCTTACCGTTTTTCGGTACAGGAACTGCAATGATTCCATGGGCCTTGTATAAGTTCTTGGTAGGAAATGTAAAAATGGCAGTATTGCTGCTGATAGTTTATGCAATTACTCAGTTGGTTCGTCAGTTGATCCAGCCGCGTATGCTGGGCAAGAGCATGGGATTAAATCCGCTGGTTACTTTAATTCTTCTATACCTTGGTTATCGCCTGGGAGGTGTGACCGGAATGATTGTGGCAGTGCCGTTAGGAATGATCTTGATCAATATGACAGAAGCAGGAGCCTTTGACTATATTCTGGATGATGTAAACATTCTGGTAGAAGGAATTCTTGGGTTGAGGGAAGATGACAGCAAAGAAAAGAAGAAAGAAGAATAA